A genomic stretch from Thermomonospora umbrina includes:
- a CDS encoding metal-dependent hydrolase: MTESPDTARLDERHPTIVPRRVKFDWSDTPLHWIPGEPVATHFINTLHLLLPAGERWFVHVYKQALPLIDESEERLRREIKGFMGQEAVHAYSHQGVLDRQMLARGLDPRPLTRRIEWLFKTLLGDRPPLPFLSRGRWLNLRIGIIAGIEHYTAVLGQWILDAEALDEAGADPTMMDLLRWHGAEEVEHRSVAFDVYMHTSGAYWRRFVAFFVGVIALPLAVYVGAAFLCAKDPTLHGVRPRIRDYRRAVRRGIFPSNRFMIAAARTYLRRDFHPSEECSTQKALDYLAVSPAARAAGHRAAS, from the coding sequence ATGACCGAATCCCCCGACACGGCACGGCTCGACGAGCGGCACCCGACGATCGTCCCGCGCCGGGTGAAGTTCGACTGGTCGGACACCCCGCTGCACTGGATCCCCGGCGAGCCGGTCGCCACCCACTTCATCAACACGCTGCACCTGCTGCTCCCGGCCGGGGAACGCTGGTTCGTCCACGTCTACAAGCAGGCGCTGCCGCTGATCGACGAGAGCGAGGAGCGGCTCCGCCGAGAGATCAAGGGGTTCATGGGCCAGGAGGCCGTGCACGCCTACTCCCACCAGGGCGTGCTGGACCGGCAGATGCTCGCCCGGGGACTGGACCCGCGGCCCCTCACCCGCAGGATCGAGTGGCTCTTCAAGACGCTCCTCGGGGACCGGCCGCCGCTGCCGTTCCTGTCGCGCGGGCGCTGGCTCAACCTGCGGATCGGGATCATCGCCGGGATCGAGCACTACACCGCCGTGCTGGGCCAGTGGATCCTGGACGCGGAGGCGCTGGACGAGGCCGGCGCGGACCCGACCATGATGGACCTGCTCCGCTGGCACGGCGCCGAGGAGGTCGAGCACCGCTCGGTCGCCTTCGACGTCTACATGCACACCTCGGGCGCGTACTGGCGGCGGTTCGTGGCCTTCTTCGTCGGCGTGATCGCGCTGCCGCTGGCGGTCTACGTCGGCGCGGCCTTCCTGTGCGCCAAGGACCCGACGCTGCACGGTGTCCGGCCGCGGATCCGCGACTACCGGCGCGCGGTCCGGCGGGGCATCTTCCCCAGCAACAGGTTCATGATCGCCGCCGCCCGCACCTACCTCAGGCGCGACTTCCATCCGTCCGAGGAGTGCTCGACCCAGAAGGCGCTGGACTACCTGGCGGTCTCCCCCGCCGCCCGCGCCGCCGGCCACCGCGCGGCCTCCTGA
- a CDS encoding alpha/beta fold hydrolase, whose amino-acid sequence MSEGDHRKRTVEADGVDLAVREYGRAGRPTVVLVHGYPDTQAIWEPVARLLADAYHVVTYDVRGAGDSTRPRPTKAYVMENLSADLLAVADAVSPDRPVHLVGHDWGSVQGWGAVTGGALTGRIASFTSISGPCIEHFGQWVRDRLRRPTPRNLRQLLGQFARSWYLLGGAIPGVGRLVWTLGGVRLFPAIIERVERVERRPAPTFRRDAVHGMKLYKANGLRLLRPGRTARTDVPVQVIAPTRDLFVSPEQSKDLARYTGRLWRRELRAGHWGSISARADVVATAVAELVDHIEGDAESAALAQATVTVLPGGEANRRRT is encoded by the coding sequence ATGAGTGAGGGCGACCACCGCAAGCGCACCGTCGAGGCCGACGGCGTCGACCTCGCCGTCCGCGAGTACGGACGCGCCGGGCGACCGACGGTGGTGCTCGTCCACGGCTACCCCGACACCCAGGCCATCTGGGAGCCGGTGGCCCGGCTGCTGGCCGACGCGTACCACGTGGTGACGTACGACGTGCGGGGCGCGGGCGACTCGACCCGCCCGCGACCCACCAAGGCGTACGTCATGGAGAACCTGAGCGCCGACCTGCTCGCGGTGGCCGACGCGGTCTCCCCGGACCGTCCGGTGCACCTGGTCGGGCACGACTGGGGGTCGGTGCAGGGCTGGGGGGCGGTCACCGGGGGCGCGCTCACCGGACGCATCGCCTCGTTCACCTCCATCTCGGGGCCGTGCATCGAGCACTTCGGCCAGTGGGTCCGCGACCGCCTGCGCCGGCCCACACCGCGGAACCTGCGGCAGCTCCTCGGCCAGTTCGCCCGCTCCTGGTACCTGCTCGGCGGCGCGATCCCCGGCGTCGGCCGGCTGGTCTGGACGCTGGGCGGCGTCCGGCTGTTCCCGGCGATCATCGAACGGGTGGAGCGCGTCGAACGGCGTCCCGCCCCGACGTTCCGCCGGGACGCCGTCCACGGGATGAAGCTGTACAAGGCCAACGGCCTGCGCCTCCTGCGCCCCGGGCGGACGGCCCGCACCGACGTGCCCGTTCAGGTGATCGCGCCGACCAGGGACCTGTTCGTCTCGCCCGAGCAGTCCAAGGACCTGGCGCGCTACACCGGGCGGCTGTGGCGACGGGAGCTGCGGGCCGGGCACTGGGGCTCGATCAGCGCTCGGGCGGACGTCGTGGCGACGGCCGTCGCGGAGCTGGTGGACCATATCGAGGGCGATGCCGAGTCGGCCGCCCTCGCACAGGCGACGGTGACCGTCCTCCCCGGCGGTGAAGCGAACCGGAGACGCACATGA
- a CDS encoding M24 family metallopeptidase gives MDVDLERHRRVQALAYRCAEEVAAGLEPGVTEREAARRMRRWLVRNGVDDWFHVPFAWFGDRTAFRGIRLPHQFLPTGRRLEEGMPYVLDAAPIVDGYTADIGYSGCLGENPPWEKLVGDLAAYRTLIVDLVRSRRTFADIYAEVDRRIARDGYENRHRKYPGRVIGHQVGRIDSRLPRNVVLGGAFGLRTLQTIGRDLVKERLEGRSPLWNGGRRSRHAPTPGLWAVEPHLGFRDVGAKFEELLVVTEDDAHWLDDDLPHVRRWAAAEKAAERAADHE, from the coding sequence GTGGACGTCGATCTCGAACGGCACCGCCGCGTCCAGGCCCTGGCGTACCGGTGCGCCGAGGAGGTCGCGGCCGGCCTCGAACCGGGCGTGACCGAGCGGGAGGCGGCCCGGCGGATGCGCCGGTGGCTCGTCCGGAACGGGGTCGACGACTGGTTCCACGTGCCCTTCGCGTGGTTCGGCGACCGTACCGCCTTTCGCGGCATCCGACTCCCCCACCAGTTCCTGCCCACGGGGCGGAGGCTGGAGGAGGGCATGCCCTACGTCCTGGACGCCGCCCCGATCGTCGACGGCTACACGGCCGACATCGGCTACTCCGGATGCCTGGGCGAGAACCCCCCGTGGGAGAAGCTGGTCGGCGACCTCGCGGCGTACCGCACGCTGATCGTCGACCTGGTGCGCAGCCGGCGGACCTTCGCCGACATCTACGCCGAGGTCGACCGCCGGATCGCCAGGGACGGCTACGAGAACCGGCACCGCAAGTACCCCGGCAGGGTCATCGGCCACCAGGTGGGCCGGATCGACAGCCGACTGCCCCGCAACGTCGTCCTCGGCGGGGCCTTCGGCCTGCGCACCCTGCAGACCATCGGACGCGACCTGGTCAAGGAGCGGCTGGAGGGTCGTTCCCCGCTGTGGAACGGCGGCCGGCGCTCGCGGCACGCGCCGACCCCGGGGCTCTGGGCGGTGGAGCCGCACCTGGGGTTCCGCGACGTGGGCGCCAAGTTCGAGGAGCTGCTGGTCGTCACGGAGGACGACGCCCACTGGCTCGACGACGACCTGCCCCACGTCCGCCGGTGGGCCGCCGCGGAGAAGGCCGCGGAGAGGGCGGCCGACCATGAGTGA
- a CDS encoding trypsin-like serine peptidase — MNTLLDGAVRRWRKIAVISGAAISLSAALGVPAAGATTAATKAAPVVSTAAAGPSTPVSRSADGKVLRGVTPKSGGATSGAAEGTRGTGKVSNGQGASFTRKFPKNVKMLGGDVNAETVIGADGRTQVTATTTYPHRVNGKLTFTAPNGLTYGCTAWLYDNDTVATAGHCIYFHDNANNVHGWNSNFVFWPGRNGASAPYGSCGWTNAYSVNGWTASQNPEYDYGAIKLNCTIGNSTGWFGLRWQTATYDGTVANITGYPGDKPANTMWQMDGAIASSGVRQLFYSIDTFGGQSGSAVRISGCGAYCGIAIHAYGLYGGSPYNRGTRITEAAFNNLNAWKV, encoded by the coding sequence GTGAACACCCTCCTCGACGGCGCCGTGCGGCGCTGGCGGAAGATCGCCGTGATCAGCGGCGCGGCGATCTCGCTGAGTGCGGCGCTCGGAGTCCCCGCGGCCGGCGCGACGACGGCGGCCACCAAGGCCGCCCCCGTGGTCTCGACCGCGGCCGCGGGCCCCAGCACCCCGGTGTCCCGATCCGCCGACGGCAAGGTCCTGCGCGGCGTCACCCCGAAGTCCGGCGGTGCCACCTCGGGTGCCGCGGAGGGCACTAGGGGCACCGGCAAGGTCTCCAACGGCCAGGGCGCCAGCTTCACGCGCAAGTTCCCCAAGAACGTCAAGATGCTGGGCGGTGACGTCAACGCCGAAACGGTCATCGGCGCCGACGGCCGGACGCAGGTCACGGCCACCACGACCTATCCCCACCGGGTCAACGGCAAGCTGACCTTCACCGCCCCCAACGGGCTCACCTACGGGTGCACCGCCTGGCTGTACGACAACGACACCGTCGCGACCGCCGGGCACTGCATCTACTTCCACGACAACGCCAACAACGTCCACGGCTGGAACAGCAACTTCGTGTTCTGGCCGGGCCGCAACGGCGCCTCGGCCCCGTACGGCTCGTGCGGCTGGACCAACGCCTACAGCGTCAACGGCTGGACCGCGAGCCAGAACCCGGAGTACGACTACGGCGCCATCAAGCTGAACTGCACCATCGGCAACAGCACCGGCTGGTTCGGCCTGCGCTGGCAGACCGCGACCTACGACGGCACCGTGGCCAACATCACCGGCTACCCGGGTGACAAGCCCGCCAACACCATGTGGCAGATGGACGGGGCGATCGCGTCCTCCGGCGTCCGCCAGCTCTTCTACTCCATCGACACCTTCGGCGGCCAGAGCGGCTCGGCCGTGCGCATCAGCGGCTGCGGCGCCTACTGCGGCATCGCCATCCACGCCTACGGCCTGTACGGCGGGTCCCCCTACAACCGCGGCACCCGGATCACCGAGGCCGCCTTCAACAACCTCAACGCCTGGAAAGTCTGA
- a CDS encoding carboxypeptidase-like regulatory domain-containing protein produces MGAISGLILTPSGRPAADCSVVPEAISHPRPPIPEMMLVTGPDGRYRWPLPPGTYRLTARCVDPASGGRQITGTVTDLVVGPGDEVTADIALD; encoded by the coding sequence ATGGGGGCGATCTCGGGATTGATCCTGACCCCTTCCGGAAGGCCCGCGGCCGACTGTTCCGTGGTCCCCGAGGCGATCTCGCACCCCCGCCCGCCGATCCCGGAGATGATGCTCGTCACCGGTCCGGACGGCCGCTACCGTTGGCCGCTGCCACCCGGGACGTACCGGCTCACCGCCCGCTGCGTCGACCCCGCCTCGGGCGGGCGGCAGATCACCGGCACCGTCACCGACCTGGTCGTCGGCCCCGGCGACGAGGTCACCGCCGACATCGCGCTCGACTGA
- a CDS encoding MATE family efflux transporter: MSPTLWLRDGRALAALAVPLALTQLAQVALTTTDTVMLGLLGTEELAAGGLALVVFNQCRTMGVGLVTAVGNQVAAADARAERGDGDGADIRDLVRGAMALSTLAGVAGALVMIGIGRALGWLGQDPEVVDAARTMLTALAPGLVPCLWFQAIRQFTVGMRRPRALLRITLASIAVNAGLNWALIHGAWGLPELGAPGIGVATSLVYLLSFAALYVSARRDEALAPLLDLRVWRADRATLRRLTGAGVPIAATYGSEAGFFSVVALMVGAFGTTALAAHTAVNQLVYIVFQIAVGLSHAASIGVSRELALGDRGAARRVARAALACALAVMAVVGIGYAAFPEPVLSPFFEGDVPSIAVSLLLVAAVLQFFDCAQNIGVGLLRGLDDAGGGFRVTLVGYWAIGLPAAWLLAHAAALETTGIWLGLLTGLAATALLLLRRFHRRTAVPGPGAAATEAA; this comes from the coding sequence ATGAGCCCGACCCTCTGGCTGCGCGACGGCCGCGCTCTGGCCGCCCTCGCCGTTCCCCTGGCCCTCACGCAGCTCGCGCAGGTCGCGCTCACGACCACCGACACGGTGATGCTCGGCCTGCTCGGCACCGAGGAACTGGCCGCGGGCGGGCTGGCGCTGGTGGTCTTCAACCAGTGCCGGACGATGGGCGTCGGGCTCGTCACCGCCGTGGGCAACCAGGTGGCGGCGGCCGACGCCCGCGCGGAGCGGGGCGACGGCGACGGCGCGGACATCCGTGACCTGGTGCGCGGGGCCATGGCGCTGTCCACCCTGGCGGGTGTCGCGGGCGCGCTGGTCATGATCGGGATCGGACGGGCCCTCGGATGGCTCGGCCAGGACCCCGAGGTGGTCGACGCCGCCCGCACGATGCTGACGGCGCTGGCCCCGGGTCTGGTCCCCTGCCTGTGGTTCCAGGCGATCCGGCAGTTCACCGTCGGCATGCGCCGCCCCCGGGCGCTGCTGCGGATCACCCTGGCGTCCATCGCGGTGAACGCGGGCCTGAACTGGGCGCTGATCCACGGCGCGTGGGGGCTGCCGGAGCTCGGCGCGCCCGGCATCGGGGTGGCGACGTCGCTGGTGTACCTGCTGTCGTTCGCGGCGCTGTACGTCTCGGCCCGCCGCGACGAGGCCCTCGCGCCGCTGCTGGACCTGCGCGTCTGGCGTGCCGACCGCGCCACGTTGCGCCGGCTGACCGGGGCGGGCGTCCCGATCGCGGCCACCTACGGGTCCGAGGCGGGGTTCTTCTCGGTGGTCGCGCTGATGGTCGGCGCGTTCGGCACCACCGCGCTGGCCGCGCACACCGCCGTCAACCAGTTGGTCTACATCGTGTTCCAGATCGCCGTCGGGCTCTCGCACGCCGCCTCGATCGGGGTGAGCCGTGAGTTGGCCCTCGGCGACCGCGGCGCCGCCCGCCGGGTCGCGCGCGCGGCGCTGGCCTGCGCGCTCGCCGTCATGGCCGTGGTCGGCATCGGGTACGCGGCGTTTCCCGAACCGGTGCTGAGCCCGTTCTTCGAGGGGGACGTGCCCTCGATCGCCGTCTCACTGCTGCTGGTGGCGGCCGTGCTGCAGTTCTTCGACTGTGCGCAGAACATCGGGGTGGGGCTGCTGCGCGGGCTGGACGACGCCGGGGGCGGCTTCCGCGTCACCCTCGTCGGCTACTGGGCGATCGGTCTGCCCGCCGCCTGGCTGCTGGCCCATGCCGCCGCTCTGGAGACGACCGGGATCTGGCTGGGTCTGCTCACGGGCCTCGCGGCGACGGCGTTGCTGCTGTTGCGCCGCTTCCACCGGCGGACCGCCGTGCCGGGGCCCGGCGCGGCCGCGACCGAGGCCGCCTGA
- a CDS encoding ABC transporter substrate-binding protein produces MDLTRRRFLWAGGGVGAAALLAACSEGGTSASSGADSGPPRKGGTLRIGALGRSGAVIRDPHGTQSNESDYLIISLLFDTLTAPGRGTNTAARLASAWKASDDLKTWRFTIAEGATFHDGSPVTADDVVWSLRRLRDTPAGASRLPGIRSENITADGAGTVVLVSDYANAELPLLTRLTTFVMKKDTKDSELDRAPGTGPFKLDRFRDGNARLVRNDRWHGGAVLLDAIEVTLFQTPQAMANALLGGQIDVASNVGPVAARIAAARRDIQVIRRPDDMAMPIVMRTADGPFADARVREALRLAVDRDAMVEQVLSGYGTVGNDVLGTGDPAYVGAGIAQRRRDLVKARQLLRQAAFDTSKTYELYTTEDIAGLAESATLFATQVREAGVDIKVVKQESAAFWDKTWLKGDLYTSYWGTNDSVVFFASKTMVSDSGQNESGWKDPAFDTAYRKAIGAADAGERKAALREIQRIQHERSGYILWGMADGIDLAGPKVRGLPRLPGYGRVQLERAWLAS; encoded by the coding sequence GTGGATCTGACGAGGCGACGGTTCTTGTGGGCGGGCGGCGGCGTCGGGGCGGCGGCGCTGCTGGCGGCGTGCTCCGAGGGCGGCACGTCCGCGTCGTCCGGCGCGGACTCCGGCCCTCCCCGCAAGGGCGGCACGTTGCGGATCGGCGCGCTCGGGCGGTCCGGCGCGGTCATCCGCGACCCGCACGGCACCCAGTCCAACGAGAGCGACTACCTCATCATCAGCCTGCTGTTCGACACGCTGACCGCGCCCGGCCGGGGGACCAACACCGCCGCCCGGCTGGCGTCGGCGTGGAAGGCGTCCGACGACCTCAAGACCTGGCGGTTCACGATCGCCGAGGGCGCGACGTTCCACGACGGCAGCCCGGTGACCGCCGACGACGTGGTGTGGTCGCTGCGCCGGCTGCGGGACACGCCCGCCGGGGCCTCCCGACTGCCCGGCATCCGGTCCGAGAACATCACCGCCGACGGCGCCGGCACCGTCGTGCTGGTCTCCGACTACGCCAACGCCGAGCTGCCGCTGCTCACCCGACTGACCACCTTCGTCATGAAGAAGGACACCAAGGACTCCGAGCTGGACAGGGCCCCGGGCACCGGCCCGTTCAAGCTCGACCGGTTCCGCGACGGCAACGCCCGCCTGGTCCGCAACGACCGGTGGCACGGGGGCGCGGTGCTGCTCGACGCGATCGAGGTCACCCTGTTCCAGACCCCGCAGGCGATGGCGAACGCGCTGCTCGGCGGGCAGATCGACGTGGCCTCCAACGTGGGACCGGTCGCCGCGCGCATCGCGGCCGCCCGCCGCGACATCCAGGTGATCCGGCGGCCCGACGACATGGCCATGCCCATCGTCATGCGGACCGCCGACGGCCCGTTCGCCGACGCCCGGGTGCGGGAGGCGCTGCGGCTGGCCGTGGACCGCGACGCGATGGTCGAGCAGGTGCTCAGCGGCTACGGCACCGTCGGCAACGACGTCCTGGGCACCGGCGACCCCGCCTACGTCGGCGCCGGCATCGCCCAGCGCCGCCGCGACCTCGTCAAGGCGCGTCAGCTCCTCCGGCAGGCGGCCTTCGACACCTCCAAGACCTACGAGCTGTACACGACGGAGGACATCGCGGGCCTGGCGGAGTCCGCGACGCTGTTCGCCACGCAGGTCCGGGAGGCGGGTGTCGACATCAAGGTGGTCAAGCAGGAGTCGGCGGCCTTCTGGGACAAGACCTGGCTCAAGGGCGACCTCTACACCTCCTACTGGGGCACCAACGACTCGGTGGTGTTCTTCGCCAGCAAGACGATGGTCTCCGACTCCGGGCAGAACGAGAGCGGCTGGAAGGACCCCGCCTTCGACACCGCCTACCGCAAGGCGATCGGCGCCGCCGACGCGGGCGAGCGCAAGGCCGCGCTGCGCGAGATCCAGCGGATCCAGCACGAGCGGTCCGGCTACATCCTGTGGGGGATGGCCGACGGGATCGACCTGGCCGGCCCCAAGGTCCGCGGCCTGCCGAGGCTGCCGGGGTACGGCCGGGTGCAGCTCGAGCGGGCATGGCTGGCCTCCTGA
- a CDS encoding ABC transporter permease: protein MAGLLRRPDPNRRAWRVVLAVVRRAVLLAVLLAVVFAAVELLPGDAATATSERGEGEAALAERRHLLGLDRPLFTRFWEWMAGLPTGDLGTSARGVPVAELLGGPFPNTLLLGGLALAVTAAVSPALGCWASLRPGGAVDRTVRGSATAVLALPEFVVAVGLLLVLSSWTGWFPAVTLTGPDGGVADPSMLVLPVLALAIPQIGWNTRIARAALADESRAPHIETAVLDGLPRRRILLHHLLPGAVPAIAIGVATSTGMLFGGAVVVETVFNYPGIGGVLTGAVTDRDAPLVAGVVALTGAVITGVLLVADLLRVRFTGGRA, encoded by the coding sequence ATGGCTGGCCTCCTGAGGCGCCCCGACCCGAACCGCCGGGCGTGGCGCGTGGTGCTCGCCGTCGTCCGACGGGCCGTGCTGCTCGCCGTGCTCCTGGCGGTGGTCTTCGCCGCGGTGGAACTGCTGCCCGGCGACGCGGCCACGGCCACCTCCGAACGCGGTGAGGGCGAGGCGGCGCTGGCCGAGCGGCGGCACCTCCTCGGCCTGGACCGGCCGCTGTTCACGAGGTTCTGGGAATGGATGGCCGGGCTGCCCACCGGTGACCTCGGAACCTCGGCCCGGGGGGTGCCGGTCGCCGAGCTGCTGGGCGGGCCGTTCCCGAACACGCTGCTGCTGGGCGGCCTGGCCCTGGCGGTGACGGCGGCCGTGTCGCCGGCCCTGGGCTGCTGGGCGTCGCTGCGGCCGGGCGGGGCGGTGGACCGGACGGTGCGCGGTTCGGCGACCGCGGTGCTGGCCCTTCCGGAGTTCGTCGTCGCGGTCGGTCTGCTGCTGGTGCTGTCGTCGTGGACGGGCTGGTTCCCGGCGGTGACCCTCACGGGCCCGGACGGCGGCGTCGCCGACCCGTCGATGCTGGTGCTGCCCGTCCTCGCGCTGGCGATCCCGCAGATCGGCTGGAACACCCGCATCGCGCGGGCGGCCCTCGCGGACGAGTCGAGGGCCCCGCACATCGAGACCGCCGTCCTGGACGGTCTGCCCCGGCGTCGGATCCTGCTCCACCATCTGCTGCCGGGGGCGGTCCCGGCGATCGCGATCGGCGTCGCGACCTCGACGGGCATGCTGTTCGGGGGCGCGGTCGTCGTCGAGACGGTCTTCAACTATCCGGGGATCGGCGGCGTGCTCACCGGAGCGGTGACCGACCGGGACGCGCCGCTGGTCGCGGGTGTCGTCGCGCTGACGGGGGCGGTCATCACCGGCGTCCTGCTGGTGGCCGACCTGTTGCGCGTCCGCTTCACGGGAGGACGGGCATGA
- a CDS encoding ABC transporter permease: MSSRIGLLLRLAPAALLIAAAVAGPWLTPHPLDAPVTAPYGPPGGDAPLGGDQLGRDVLSRLLAGGRELIAMALFIAVLVTGISAVLGAVGALRPRVGRVVERAADVLILLPAVLGILLITLSWPDGGRFAVIGVAVVLGVPYAVRFVAGAAAPVAASGYVEAATAGGERLGHLVLYEVLPNLRATVLALFGLRFVAAVYLVATAGFLQVGPQPPAADWALMIRENTAGVLLNPWGVLAPGIAIGLLAVSVNLAAEALAPRTGPRAVLPL, encoded by the coding sequence ATGAGTTCGCGGATCGGTCTGCTGCTGCGCCTGGCGCCGGCGGCGCTGCTGATCGCCGCCGCCGTGGCCGGGCCGTGGCTGACCCCGCATCCCCTCGACGCGCCGGTCACCGCGCCGTACGGCCCGCCCGGGGGCGACGCGCCGCTCGGCGGCGACCAGCTCGGTCGGGACGTGCTGAGCCGGCTGCTGGCCGGGGGTCGGGAGCTGATCGCGATGGCCCTGTTCATCGCGGTGCTGGTCACCGGGATCTCCGCGGTGCTCGGAGCGGTCGGGGCGCTGCGCCCGAGGGTGGGCCGCGTGGTGGAGCGCGCCGCCGACGTGCTCATCCTGCTCCCGGCGGTGCTCGGCATCCTGCTCATCACCCTGTCGTGGCCGGACGGGGGCCGGTTCGCCGTGATCGGCGTCGCGGTCGTCCTGGGCGTCCCGTACGCGGTGCGGTTCGTGGCGGGGGCGGCGGCGCCCGTCGCGGCGTCCGGGTACGTCGAGGCCGCCACGGCCGGGGGCGAGAGGCTCGGGCATCTGGTGCTGTACGAGGTCCTGCCGAATCTGCGCGCCACGGTGCTGGCGCTGTTCGGGCTGCGTTTCGTGGCCGCCGTCTACCTGGTCGCCACCGCCGGGTTCCTGCAGGTGGGGCCGCAGCCGCCGGCGGCGGACTGGGCGCTGATGATACGGGAGAACACGGCGGGGGTCCTGCTCAACCCGTGGGGGGTGCTGGCCCCCGGCATCGCCATCGGTCTGCTCGCCGTCAGCGTCAACCTCGCCGCGGAGGCGCTCGCCCCGCGGACCGGCCCCAGGGCGGTGCTTCCGCTGTGA
- a CDS encoding ABC transporter ATP-binding protein: MNDVVVRVRGLTVAAADGRLLLDGGDLEGRRGRVTALTGPSGVGKTTLLRALAGLLPAGTVRRAGEVHVLGRDVLALADRELRDLRRHRLGYVGQDPGSGLNPRMRVRGLLREVAARRDADVVARLLAEVRLPSGEGVERRRPGGLSGGQQRRVALARALARDPEVLLLDEPTAGLDPALRDDIAGLLRDLADRRGLAVILTCHDRRLVDRIADDVVRLGPAGPGRATVRTRTTAPTPAAPDAGPLLAVRGLTAAMGRRDVLHGVDFTVAPGGSTGLIGVSGCGKTTLVRCAVGLHPRSGGTVELDGATLGPSVHDRDREQRRRLQLVPQDPLGALNPARTVGAAIGRPLRLHGRAAGAEIPDRVAELLGRVGLSADLAARRPGELSGGQRQRVSIARALAADPDVLICDEVTSALDEDTAETVMDLLVGLRERRGLALVLISHDLRLVARRTDTVVALADGRVVDAGRTEDVVARRRR, from the coding sequence GTGAACGACGTCGTCGTCCGCGTCCGGGGCCTGACCGTCGCCGCCGCCGACGGCCGTCTGCTGCTCGACGGGGGCGACCTGGAGGGAAGACGCGGCCGGGTCACCGCCCTGACGGGGCCCTCGGGCGTGGGCAAGACGACGCTGCTGCGCGCCCTCGCGGGCCTGCTGCCCGCGGGCACCGTCCGCAGAGCGGGCGAGGTCCACGTCCTCGGCCGCGACGTTCTCGCCCTTGCCGACCGTGAGCTGCGGGACCTGCGCCGCCATCGCCTCGGCTACGTCGGTCAGGATCCGGGGTCGGGCCTGAACCCCCGGATGCGGGTCCGCGGCCTCCTGCGCGAGGTCGCCGCGCGCCGTGACGCCGACGTCGTCGCCCGGCTGCTCGCCGAGGTGCGGCTGCCGTCGGGCGAGGGTGTGGAGCGTCGCAGGCCGGGCGGCCTGTCCGGAGGCCAGCAGCGACGGGTCGCGCTCGCGCGGGCGCTGGCCCGCGACCCGGAGGTGCTGCTGCTCGACGAGCCCACCGCGGGCCTGGATCCGGCGTTGCGCGACGACATCGCCGGCCTGCTGCGCGACCTGGCAGACCGACGCGGCCTCGCGGTGATCCTGACCTGCCACGACCGCCGTCTGGTGGACCGGATCGCGGACGACGTCGTCCGGCTCGGGCCCGCGGGCCCCGGCCGCGCGACCGTCCGCACCCGTACGACCGCCCCGACACCGGCCGCGCCCGACGCGGGGCCCCTGCTGGCCGTGCGCGGCCTGACGGCGGCGATGGGGCGTCGCGACGTGCTGCACGGCGTCGACTTCACGGTCGCGCCCGGCGGCTCCACCGGGCTCATCGGCGTCTCCGGATGCGGCAAGACCACGCTGGTGCGCTGCGCGGTCGGCCTGCACCCGCGGTCCGGCGGCACCGTGGAGCTCGACGGCGCGACGCTCGGCCCGTCCGTCCACGACCGCGACCGCGAGCAGCGCCGACGCCTGCAACTCGTTCCGCAGGACCCGCTCGGGGCGCTCAATCCCGCCCGCACGGTGGGGGCCGCGATCGGCAGGCCGCTGCGCCTGCACGGCCGGGCGGCCGGGGCCGAGATCCCCGATCGGGTCGCCGAGCTGCTCGGCCGGGTCGGGCTCTCGGCGGACCTGGCCGCTCGTCGCCCGGGCGAGCTGTCCGGGGGGCAGCGGCAGCGGGTGTCCATCGCGCGGGCCCTCGCCGCCGATCCGGACGTGCTGATCTGCGACGAGGTGACCTCGGCGCTCGACGAGGACACCGCGGAGACGGTGATGGACCTGCTCGTGGGACTGCGCGAGCGCCGGGGCCTGGCCCTGGTCCTGATCAGCCACGACCTGCGGCTGGTCGCCCGGCGGACCGACACCGTCGTGGCCCTGGCGGACGGGCGCGTCGTCGACGCGGGCCGCACCGAGGACGTCGTGGCCCGCCGGAGGCGCTGA